A section of the Mycolicibacterium anyangense genome encodes:
- a CDS encoding ArsR/SmtB family transcription factor encodes MLSGVIVDEEDRADALFHALADRTRRDILRRALAGEHSVSALALKYEMSFAAVQKHVAVLEKAGLLTKRRHGREQLARGDVDAVRSVASMLGELEQIWRGRVARIDELISSDPTQED; translated from the coding sequence ATGTTGTCAGGTGTGATCGTGGACGAGGAGGACCGGGCCGACGCCCTGTTCCATGCACTGGCCGACCGGACGCGACGCGACATCCTGCGCCGCGCCCTGGCCGGTGAGCACTCGGTGTCCGCGCTCGCACTGAAATACGAGATGAGCTTCGCTGCCGTCCAGAAGCACGTTGCCGTGCTGGAGAAGGCGGGGCTGCTGACCAAACGACGGCACGGACGCGAGCAGTTGGCGCGCGGCGATGTCGACGCGGTCCGGTCGGTGGCCTCGATGCTCGGCGAGCTGGAGCAGATCTGGCGGGGACGCGTCGCGCGCATTGACGAACTCATCTCATCGGACCCGACCCAGGAGGACTGA